The region AACGGCGCTTCCTCGCACAGCTCCTCCTCGAGCCGGACGTTCTCCACGATCTTGTGCATGGGCACGTGGCCGGGGCCTTCGATCATCACCTGTACGCCATGCGCTTTGGCGATCTTCGTCAGTTCGCCGAGCGTACGCAGCTCGGCGAACTGCGCGGCGTCGTTGGCGTCGGCGATCGAGCCGGGCCTCAACCCGTCACCCAGCGAGAACGTCACGTCGTACTGCGCGAGGATGTCGCAGAGTTCCTCGAAGTGGCTGTACAGGAACGACTCCCGATGGTGAGCCAGGCACCAGGCGGCCATGATCGATCCGCCGCGCGAGACGATGCCGGTGACCCGGTCGACGGTGAGCGGGATGTGCCGCAGCAGCACTCCCGCGTGCACGGTCATGTAGTCGACGCCCTGTTCGCACTGCTCGATCACCGTGTCGCGGTAGACATCCCAGCTCAGTTCGGTGGGGTCACCGTCGACCTTCTCGAGGGCCTGATACATGGGCACGGTGCCGACGGGGACGGGCGAATTGCGCAGCAGCCACTCGCGGGTGAGGTGGATGTCGCGGCCCGTGGACAGATCCATGATCGTGTCGGCGCCCCAGCGGGTGGCCCACACCATCTTGTCCACCTCTTCGCCGATCGAGGAGGTGACCGCCGAATTACCGATGTTGGCATTGACTTTGACGGCGAACGCCTTGCCGATGATCATCGGTTCGGCCTCGGGGTGGTTGTGGTTGGCGGGTATCACGGCCCGGCCGCGGGCCACCTCGTCGCGGACCGACTCAGCCGGTACACCCTCGCGGGCGGCGATGAACGCCATCTCGGCGGTGATCTCCCCGGCGCGGGCCCGCTGCAACTGGGTGCCGCGGTCGCGGATCACGCCCGGGCGCGGCGGCAGCCCGCGCTGCAGGTCGATGACGGCGCCCGCGTCGGTGTACGGACCGGAGGTGTCGTAGAGGTCGAGGTGCTCACCGTTGGTGAGGTGCACGCGACGGAACGGCACCCGCATGCCCTCGATCTCCCGGTACACCTTCGCACTGCCCGCGATGGGTCCGGTGGTCACGGCAGGATCGACGAATACGTCACTCATGGCATCTCCCTACGCCGGCATTACCCGGTCAGGTTCGTACGGTCGACGGCGCGTCAGCCGTCCTCTCAGCGCTCTTGGCGTGCGCTCCCGCGTGGACGACTCCAACGTAGCGCAGCCGTGAGGAAGTCGGCAGGGGGAATATGTTTTGGAGCTGCCAGATTTGTATAGCTAACATATGTGTTTTCCGGCCGCGATCTCGCGCCCGCGACTTTGATACGAAAAGCGACGACACGATGACGACGGACGTACCGACCGACATGACGACCGGCACAGACGCGGCCAAGCCGCCGGTGGCAGCGAACCCGATGCTGAGCGCGACGTCGCTGCGCCGCGTGCGGATGGACCACGAACACCCCTTCTACAAGTGGATCGTGCTGTCCAACACCACGCTGGGCACGCTGCTCGCGACCATCAACGCGTCGATCGTGTTGATCTCGCTGCCCGCGATCTTCCGCGGCATCGGGCTCAACCCGCTGGCCGCCGGCAACGTCAGCTACCTGCTGTGGATGCTGATGGGCTACCTGGTCGTGACCGCGGTGCTGGTGGTGCCATTCGGCCGGCTCGGCGACATGTTCGGCCGCGTCCGCATCTACAACCTCGGGTTCGCGGTGTTCACCGTCGCCGCCGTCGCCCTGTCCTTCGATCCGTTCCACCTCGGCGGCGGTGCGGTCTGGCTGATCGCCTGGCGGGTGGTTCAAGGTGTCGGCGGAGCGATGCTCATGTCCTCGTCGTCGGCGATCCTGACCGACGCGTTCCCGGCCAACCAGCGGGGCATGGCGCTCGGCGTCAACATGGTCGCCGCGGTCGCCGGCTCGTTCCTCGGCCTGCTCATCGGCGGGTTCCTCTCCGAATGGCACTGGAAGGCCATCTTCTGGGTCGGTGTGCCGATCGGCATCCTCGGCACCATCTGGAGCATCCGATCGCTCAAGGAACTCGGCGTGCGCACGCCCGGGCGGCTGGACTGGGGCGGGACGCTGACCTTCGGTGTGGGCCTGACCGTGCTGCTGGTCGGCATCACTTACGGCATCCAGCCCTACGGTTCGTCGACCACCGGGTGGACCAATCCGGCGGTGCTCGGCGCGATCGTGGTGGGCCTGGCCCTGCTCGTGGCGTTCTGCTTCATCGAGCTGCGCGTTGCCCAACCGATGGTCAACATCCGGCTGTTCCGCTCCACGTCGTTCGGCATGGGCAACCTCGCCGGACTGATGTCGTCGGTCGGCCGGGGCGGTCTGCAGTTCATGCTGATCATCTGGCTGCAGGGCATCTGGCTGCCGCTGCACGGCTTCAGCTTCGAATCCACCCCGCTGTGGGCGGGCATCTACATGTTGCCGATGACGGCGGGCTTCCTGATGGCGGGTCCGTTGGCCGGCTCGCTGTCGGACCGCTTCGGCGCACGGCCGTTCACCGTCGGCGGGATGCTGCTGATGGCGGTGACGTTCGTCGGCCTGGTGCTGATCCCGGTGAACTTCGACTACTGGGTGTTCGCGGTGCTGGTGTTCCTCAACGGCCTCGGCGGCGGGATCTTCACCGCACCCAACACCGCCGCGATCATGTCCAGCGTCCCGTCCGCCGAGCGCGGCGCAGCCTCCGGGGTGCGCGCCACGTTCTTCAACGCGGGCTCGTCGCTGTCGATCGGGATCTTCTTCTCGCTGATGATCGTCGGACTGGCGAACACGCTGCCGGGCGCGATGAGCAGCGGTCTGCAGGCCCAGGGGGTGTCCAGCTCGGTGGCCCACGACGTGGCCAACCTGCCGCCGGTCGGCAGCCTGTTCGCGGCGTTCCTCGGGTACAACCCGATCGCCGAACTGCTGGAGCCCTTCCATGCGCTGCAGCAGCCCGGCGTCAACGCCGACGTGCTGACCGGCAAGACCTTCTTCCCCGAACTCATCACCCAGCCGTTCCACGCGGGGCTGGTCGTCGTGTTCATCGCCGCCGCCGTGATGATGCTGATCGGTGCGGTCGCGTCGATGTTCAACCCCGGTCGCTACGGCATCGAGGCCGGCGCCGACAACGCGGCCTGACTCACAGCGGACTCCAAGGTGTGACACTGCCCACGTATCGGGTACATGCGGGGCATGACGACCACCGACGACCGTCCCGAAGAGGTACGCCTGCAGGCGCTCGACCACGCTGACGAGACCAGGGCGGCGATGGCCGCCAAGCGGGAGGACAGTGGCGGCGGGCTGTCCGGATGGGTGGCGCAGCGGGCCGGGGAATGGGACCTGAGCGGCCAGGACGAGGCGACGATGCAGCGCCAGAAGTACTTCTGGAACACACTCGTCGACTACTGGTTCCGGATGGAGTTCGACGGCTGGGAGAACCTGCCCGACTCGCCCGTGCTGCTGGTCGGCATCCACTCCGGCGCCCCCTTCGTGTGGGACGCGTGGACCGTCGGCGTGCACTGGTGGCGGCGGTTCGGCCAGCAACGGCCCCTGCACGGCACCGCGCACGACGCGTTGATGGCGATTCCGGTGATCGGCCGGTACTTCCGCGCGATGGGAGTGCTGCCCGCCGCGCCGGACTCCATCGCGACCGCGCTGGCCGAGGGCCGCGACGTGGCGTTGTGGCCCGGTGGCGAGGTGGACTCGCTGCGGCCGTGGAGCGAACGTGACCAGGCGAACCTGGCCGGGCGCAAGGGCTTTGTGAAGATGGCGATCAAGGCGGGGGTGCCCATCGTGCCGATCGCGACGGTGGGCGGCGCCGACGCGATGCCCGTGCTGATCCGCGGTGACGGGTTGTCCCGAGCGCTACGGCTCGACAAGATGTTGCGGCTCAAGGTGTTTCCGCTCGCGGTCTCGCTGCCGTGGGGTATCGCACCCGCAGCGTTGCCGCAGTTCCCGTTGCCCGCCAAGATCCGTACCCGGCTGATGCCCGCGATCGAGCTCGATCACGACCCCGCTCGTGCCGACGACGACGACTACGTCGAGCGCAAGTACCGCGAGGTGCAGGACAGCATCCAGCGCGGAATGGATGCGCTGGCCCGCAAGCGCGCCTTCCCGCTCTTCGGGTGAGCCGTCCTCAGCCGGTGAGCGTCACCACCACCGGTGCGTGGTCACTGGGTGATCCGACGCGGTCCTTGCCGGTCTTGCGTTCGTCGCGGGCGATCTCGGCGCGTTCGACGCGCTGCGCGAGCGAGGGGGAGCCGAGGATGAAATCGATACGCATGCCGCGGTTCTTGGGGAAGCGGAGTTGCGTGTAGTCCCAGTAGGTGAAGACCGCCGGCCCCGGGGTGTACGGCCGGACCAGGTCGCTGAACCCGGTCTCGACGATGGCGTCGAAGGCGCTGCGTTCGGGCACGGTCACGTGCGTGCTGCCCTGATAGGCCTCGACACTCCACACGTCCTCGTCGGTCGGCGCGATGTTCCAGTCACCGACCAGGGCGATCTGTGCCGACGGGTCGTCGGCCAACCATGTCGCAGCGGTTTCCCGAAGGGCGGCAAGCCATTTCAGTTTGTAGAGATAGTGAGGCGAGTCCACGGTGCGGCCGTTGGGGATGTAGAGACTCCACACCCGCACCCCGTTGCAGGTCGCGCCCAGCGCCCGCGCCTCGGCGACCGCCTCGGCCTCCGGTTTGTCGCTCCACGACGGCTGGCCGGCGAAGCCCACCTCGACGTCGTCGATGCCGACCCGCGACGCGATGGCCACCCCGTTCCACTGGTTGAACCCGCAGTGCACGACGTCGTAGCCGAGGGCGGCGAACGGCATCGTCGGGAACTGGTCATCGGAGCACTTCGTCTCCTGCATCGCCAGCACGTCGACGTCGGCGCGCTCCAGCCAGTCGGTGACCCGATCGACCCGGGCGCGGATCGAGTTCACGTTCCACGTCGCCAGTCGCATGGTGCTCACAGTAGGTCCTCGGCCCGCACGTAGCGCGAGCGGTGGTGCTCGGTGAATCCCATTGCTTCGTAGAGCCTGCGGGCGGCGTCGTTCTCGGCGACGACCTGCACGTAGGCGCGCGTCGCGCCGTGGTGGCCGGCCCAGATCAGCAAGCCTTCGCAGAGCCGCCGGGCCAGGCCACGGCGCCGCGCCGCCGCAGCGACGTGCACCGCGGACACCCCTGCCCACCGGGTGCCGTCGGGTGCCTCGGTCACCGCGACCCGCCCCACCGCGGCGCCGGCCAGTTGTCCGAACGCCACCTCGCCGTCGACGACCGCGGTCAGGACGTCCACCGGCACGTCGCGTTCGTACACCGCCAGCCATGCTGGGTCCGGTCGCGACGCCACCGCCACCGCCTTCGGTTCGCCGAGCGCGAGATCCGTTGTCATGAACAGGTTCTCCGCGTCGACGGGCACACCGTCCGGAATGCGGAACAAGCGGTCGGGAGCCGACACCAGTGCGGGCACTCCGCGCGCGGCGTACCAGTCGGCTACCGCCGCGATCTCCGCGTGCGAGGTGAAGTGCAGGGGCACAGCGGAATTGGCTCGGCGGGTGATGCCACCGCCGTACCGCAGCAGCCAGCCGTCGAGCCACTGCTGCTCGGTTCCGGGCCATGCGAGGGCGGCGGCGTGCTCGAGGTTGCGGATCTCCCCGGCCCGGACCGGGATCTCAGGGACGACCCGCACCGCGACGACGTCCTCCCGCGCGATGGTGACGACGTCACCGCGTCGGGTGCGCACCCGCACCGCCGGTTCGCGTTGCTCCACATGCCCGACCACGTCGGTGAACGGTCGGGCCTCGTCCGCCGGCAGCCGGTAGCGGAGGCTGACGCGCGCACCCACCTCGGGGACGTCGACCACCGTCAGTGACCGAAAGGGTCGGGATCCTCGCCGGGCATCCATGTCAGCCCCGGGACACCCCAGCCGTGTGACTTGACCGCCCGCTTGGCGCTGCGGGCATTGCGGCCGATCAACCGGTCCAGGTAGAGAAACCCGTCCAGGTGGCCCGTCTCGTGTTGCAGCATCCGGGCGAACAGGTCATCTCCCTCGATGGTGATCGGCGTGCCGTCGGCATCCAGGCCCGTCACCCGCGCCCACGACGCGCGCCCGGTCGGGAACGACTCACCGGGAACCGACAGGCACCCCTCATCGTCGTCGTCGGGGTCCGGCATGGTCTCCGGCACCTCCGAGGTCTCGAGCACCGGGTTGACCACGACGCCCCGGCGCCGCGTGGTCTTGCCGCGCGCATCGGCGCAGTCGTAGACGAACACCCGCTTGGCGACCCCGATCTGGTTGGCCGCGAGACCGACGCCGTGGGCGGCGTCCATCGTGTCGTAGAGATCGGTGATGAGATCCGCGAGATCGGCCGGCAGCGAACCGTCCTCGGCGACGGGGATCGGTTCGGTCGCGGTGTGCAGGACGGGATCGCCCACGATGCAGATCGGTCGTACGGCCATGCAGGGAAGCTTAGGTGGGCAGGCTCCGGCGCCGACTCGCGGACTTTGGTGACGCCGACGGTGTCGACGGCGTGATTGAATACTCGCCGAAACCACAGGGATGTCATTTCGATTTTCGGAAGGGTCCAAGAAGCGATATGGACGGCGCCATCGCGCGGACTGAGCAATCCGGAGGCGATACCGAACCCACCGATGGCCTGACCCGGCGGGAGCACGACATCCTGGCCTTCGAGCGGCAGTGGTGGAAGTACGCGGGGTCCAAGGAGGACGCCATCAAGGAGTTGTTCTCCATGTCGGCGACCCGCTACTACCAGGTGCTGAGCGCGCTGGTCGACCGGCCCGAAGCGCTGGCTGCCGACCCGATGCTGGTCAAGCGGCTGCGCCGGCTGCGGGCGAGCAGGCAGAAGGCCCGCGCGGCGCGCCGTCTCGGCTTCGAAGTCACCTGACCCGACCGGGGCTTTCCGGCGAGCCGGGACCGTCGTTTTCCCGGATCGCTGCCAGGTGTCGATACAGTAGGCGCCGATGAACCAGCGAGAATCCTCCGGGCTACCCCTGCGCGCCATGGTGATGGTGCTGCTGTTCCTCGGTGTCGTGTTCCTTCTCGTCGGCTTCCAGGCGATGGGCGGCGGCTCCGACAACAGTGACTCGTCCCTCGCGACGTCGGTGACGAGCACGAGCGCGGCGCCGACGAGGACGCCGGCGCCGGCCAAGCCGGACGTGCGGGTGTTCAACATCTCCACCACCGAAGGCGCGGCGGAATCCACGGCCAATCGGCTGCGCGAGGCGGGCTGGAACGTCACCGAGACCGGCAACCTCACATTGCCCGACACCACGGTCACCA is a window of Mycolicibacterium chubuense NBB4 DNA encoding:
- a CDS encoding N-acetylglutamate synthase, CG3035 family — its product is MVDVPEVGARVSLRYRLPADEARPFTDVVGHVEQREPAVRVRTRRGDVVTIAREDVVAVRVVPEIPVRAGEIRNLEHAAALAWPGTEQQWLDGWLLRYGGGITRRANSAVPLHFTSHAEIAAVADWYAARGVPALVSAPDRLFRIPDGVPVDAENLFMTTDLALGEPKAVAVASRPDPAWLAVYERDVPVDVLTAVVDGEVAFGQLAGAAVGRVAVTEAPDGTRWAGVSAVHVAAAARRRGLARRLCEGLLIWAGHHGATRAYVQVVAENDAARRLYEAMGFTEHHRSRYVRAEDLL
- the thiC gene encoding phosphomethylpyrimidine synthase ThiC, with the protein product MSDVFVDPAVTTGPIAGSAKVYREIEGMRVPFRRVHLTNGEHLDLYDTSGPYTDAGAVIDLQRGLPPRPGVIRDRGTQLQRARAGEITAEMAFIAAREGVPAESVRDEVARGRAVIPANHNHPEAEPMIIGKAFAVKVNANIGNSAVTSSIGEEVDKMVWATRWGADTIMDLSTGRDIHLTREWLLRNSPVPVGTVPMYQALEKVDGDPTELSWDVYRDTVIEQCEQGVDYMTVHAGVLLRHIPLTVDRVTGIVSRGGSIMAAWCLAHHRESFLYSHFEELCDILAQYDVTFSLGDGLRPGSIADANDAAQFAELRTLGELTKIAKAHGVQVMIEGPGHVPMHKIVENVRLEEELCEEAPFYTLGPLATDIAPAYDHITSAIGAAIIAQAGTAMLCYVTPKEHLGLPNRKDVKDGVIAYKIAAHAADLAKGHPGAQQRDDALSTARFEFRWEDQFNLSLDPDTAREFHDETLPAAPAKTAHFCSMCGPKFCSMRITQDVREAMAAKSREFFEHGSQVYLPVMPS
- a CDS encoding exodeoxyribonuclease III — encoded protein: MRLATWNVNSIRARVDRVTDWLERADVDVLAMQETKCSDDQFPTMPFAALGYDVVHCGFNQWNGVAIASRVGIDDVEVGFAGQPSWSDKPEAEAVAEARALGATCNGVRVWSLYIPNGRTVDSPHYLYKLKWLAALRETAATWLADDPSAQIALVGDWNIAPTDEDVWSVEAYQGSTHVTVPERSAFDAIVETGFSDLVRPYTPGPAVFTYWDYTQLRFPKNRGMRIDFILGSPSLAQRVERAEIARDERKTGKDRVGSPSDHAPVVVTLTG
- a CDS encoding lysophospholipid acyltransferase family protein, which gives rise to MTTTDDRPEEVRLQALDHADETRAAMAAKREDSGGGLSGWVAQRAGEWDLSGQDEATMQRQKYFWNTLVDYWFRMEFDGWENLPDSPVLLVGIHSGAPFVWDAWTVGVHWWRRFGQQRPLHGTAHDALMAIPVIGRYFRAMGVLPAAPDSIATALAEGRDVALWPGGEVDSLRPWSERDQANLAGRKGFVKMAIKAGVPIVPIATVGGADAMPVLIRGDGLSRALRLDKMLRLKVFPLAVSLPWGIAPAALPQFPLPAKIRTRLMPAIELDHDPARADDDDYVERKYREVQDSIQRGMDALARKRAFPLFG
- a CDS encoding LytR C-terminal domain-containing protein, which produces MNQRESSGLPLRAMVMVLLFLGVVFLLVGFQAMGGGSDNSDSSLATSVTSTSAAPTRTPAPAKPDVRVFNISTTEGAAESTANRLREAGWNVTETGNLTLPDTTVTTVFFSDAPGEQKAADDIGRLLEAPVAPRVPELRDQPPGVVVAVTG
- a CDS encoding DUF3263 domain-containing protein; protein product: MDGAIARTEQSGGDTEPTDGLTRREHDILAFERQWWKYAGSKEDAIKELFSMSATRYYQVLSALVDRPEALAADPMLVKRLRRLRASRQKARAARRLGFEVT
- a CDS encoding MFS transporter, with product MTTGTDAAKPPVAANPMLSATSLRRVRMDHEHPFYKWIVLSNTTLGTLLATINASIVLISLPAIFRGIGLNPLAAGNVSYLLWMLMGYLVVTAVLVVPFGRLGDMFGRVRIYNLGFAVFTVAAVALSFDPFHLGGGAVWLIAWRVVQGVGGAMLMSSSSAILTDAFPANQRGMALGVNMVAAVAGSFLGLLIGGFLSEWHWKAIFWVGVPIGILGTIWSIRSLKELGVRTPGRLDWGGTLTFGVGLTVLLVGITYGIQPYGSSTTGWTNPAVLGAIVVGLALLVAFCFIELRVAQPMVNIRLFRSTSFGMGNLAGLMSSVGRGGLQFMLIIWLQGIWLPLHGFSFESTPLWAGIYMLPMTAGFLMAGPLAGSLSDRFGARPFTVGGMLLMAVTFVGLVLIPVNFDYWVFAVLVFLNGLGGGIFTAPNTAAIMSSVPSAERGAASGVRATFFNAGSSLSIGIFFSLMIVGLANTLPGAMSSGLQAQGVSSSVAHDVANLPPVGSLFAAFLGYNPIAELLEPFHALQQPGVNADVLTGKTFFPELITQPFHAGLVVVFIAAAVMMLIGAVASMFNPGRYGIEAGADNAA
- a CDS encoding peptide deformylase — its product is MAVRPICIVGDPVLHTATEPIPVAEDGSLPADLADLITDLYDTMDAAHGVGLAANQIGVAKRVFVYDCADARGKTTRRRGVVVNPVLETSEVPETMPDPDDDDEGCLSVPGESFPTGRASWARVTGLDADGTPITIEGDDLFARMLQHETGHLDGFLYLDRLIGRNARSAKRAVKSHGWGVPGLTWMPGEDPDPFGH